The genomic window AACAACTATAATTTATGAATCACCTAAACGACTCAAAAAATTGCTTACGGAATTATTTGAATTCTGTGGAGGTGATAGGGAGATTTTGGTTACTAGAGAATTAACAAAGAAATTTGAAGAACATGTTGGTAATAATATTAATGAAGTAATAGAATTCTTCGATATTAATGATGTAATTGGAGAAATAACAATCGTATTAAAAGGAATTAACAAAAAAAGGGATTTGAATCTTGATAGATTTAGTTTAAAAAAAGATCTAAACGATTTAATGAGAGCAGGATTAAGTTTGTCAGCAGCATCTAAATACTTAGCGAAGAAAAATGGAGTAAAGAAAAGCGAAATTTATAATTTGATTTAAGATTTAAG from Flavobacteriales bacterium TMED191 includes these protein-coding regions:
- a CDS encoding rRNA (cytidine-2'-O-)-methyltransferase, with the protein product TTIIYESPKRLKKLLTELFEFCGGDREILVTRELTKKFEEHVGNNINEVIEFFDINDVIGEITIVLKGINKKRDLNLDRFSLKKDLNDLMRAGLSLSAASKYLAKKNGVKKSEIYNLI